A single window of Crassostrea angulata isolate pt1a10 chromosome 8, ASM2561291v2, whole genome shotgun sequence DNA harbors:
- the LOC128157989 gene encoding myb/SANT-like DNA-binding domain-containing protein 3 codes for MAARQKSANFSELEKEILLELIHAKKDIIENKQNDGRMVSKKNTEWINIEKEFNSRHGVNKRTITQLKSLWKNLKARTKSAVAKERREKKKTGGGPAGKSLDKIASTISEMLPQQINSLQNQYDDDASLHGDEPDDDNEDSDDNDEIMTTNTIQEEAPRMSEESAKQPQTASIASATKRKAAGPGRQDQVKNRLLEMAEIELCKKMTILQLKEDILKLKKQKLENEIKLSERDLPVPQPSTCGGPLGTNSNNNSGYFWQPYAQ; via the exons ATGGCAGCAAGACAGAAGTCAGCAAATTTTTCTGAACTAGAGAAAGAAATTTTGCTAGAACTTATTCATGCTAAGAAGGATATCATAGAAAACAAGCAGAATGATGGCAGAATGGTTAGTAAGAAGAACACAGAATGGATAAATATTGAGAAGGAATTTAATTCAAGACATGGCGTTAATAAGAGAACCATAACCCAGCTGAAATCTTTATGGAAAAATCTTAAAGCCAGAACAAAGTCTGCTGTTGCTAAGGAGAGGAGAGAGAAGAAGAAGACAGGTGGAGGACCAGCTGGGAAAAGCTTAGATAAAATTGCCAGCACAATTTCGGAAATGCTTCCGCAGCAAATTAACAGCTTGCAAAATCAGTACGACGATGATGCAAGTCTCCATGGGGATGAACCAGATGATGACAATGAAGATTCAGATGATAACGACGAG ATAATGACCACCAACACAATTCAGGAGGAAGCGCCGAGAATGTCAGAAGAGTCTGCTAAACAGCCGCAAACAGCATCCATAGCTTCTGCTACCAAACGAAAAGCTGCTGGTCCTGGACGTCAAGACCAAGTCAAGAATAGGCTCCTGGAAATGGCAGAAATAGAACTTTGTAAGAAGATGACAATCCTCCAGTTGAAAGAagacattttgaaattaaagaaacaGAAACTagagaatgaaataaaattaagtgaACGTGATTTGCCTGTGCCTCAACCCAGTACATGTGGGGGACCCCTGGGTACAAATTCAAACAACAACAGTGGATATTTCTGGCAGCCATATgcacaataa